In Calothrix sp. PCC 7507, one DNA window encodes the following:
- a CDS encoding 4Fe-4S binding protein: MTSPDKVIWLQERTTLGILSAEVLDAIAQVLEEQVIPEDTNLVSESTHPEALYILIDGQIESSTTNQTNPALACGFLSGAVINLQELLLDELTPLTITTLTECHVWVVPAAKFRSLVTEYPEITRAFSRQLAQELAQMTSALSYEQERSVALRPYLVTKAQRGIVGTSRYAMRLREQIREASADRESVEIFGEPGLEKDNIAALIHFGSPKRREPIIKINCGILQTSGADLFGRAGGKPGLLEWLGEGSLILNNIQELPTELVPSVAKWLQTGEYTPVTRSGEPPATPHISKARILLVAEKTQSTIERCIGHIIKVPPLRVRKADIKAQVEYYTSLYVRARGIPKPYITPEALRRLQSYDFPGNLKELKNLVERAIAQAGNTSELTEEIFWSAEAKKKQFRVNLLNLYPDLRRFLRSSWWPDRINYGFTAAAFAFIVGVLFIGPQTRDRNFVLTLFWAGWWPFFLFLFPFLGRVWCAVCPFMIYGEITQKLSLWLFPRQLKRWPREKAEKWGGWFIFGLFTLIFLWEELWHLENTAYLSACLLLLITAGAMIFSALFERRFWCRYLCPIGGMNGLFAKLSMTELRAQQGICSATCTTYQCYKGGPQKGEGMETNGCPVYSHPAQLEDNRDCVLCMTCLKACPHRSVEFNLRPPGIELWTTHVPRSYEVALLFLLLGGIYLHRLPELQSLLGLQFDLSQFWQHLGLSLLVVTLPATIPFAAHGLMQLLNFRRKPKSFVELAYGYLPLVLGGTLAHYLRLGLGEGGRILPVTFATFGLHNDHLPILVAHPAVIAFLQGFTLISSLILTIVLTQKIARQTFTVMLWQHLASVALGVSMWAIIVY; this comes from the coding sequence ATGACATCTCCAGACAAAGTGATATGGCTACAAGAACGCACAACTTTAGGAATTCTCTCAGCGGAGGTATTAGATGCGATCGCCCAAGTTTTAGAAGAACAAGTTATCCCAGAGGACACCAACTTAGTTAGCGAAAGCACCCATCCAGAAGCACTTTACATTCTCATAGATGGTCAAATTGAAAGCAGTACGACCAATCAAACCAACCCAGCCTTAGCTTGTGGGTTCCTTTCGGGAGCAGTTATTAACCTCCAGGAATTGCTATTAGATGAGTTAACCCCACTCACAATTACGACCTTGACAGAATGTCATGTGTGGGTTGTACCTGCGGCTAAATTCCGCTCATTAGTCACCGAATACCCGGAAATTACTCGCGCTTTTTCTCGCCAATTAGCTCAAGAATTGGCACAGATGACATCTGCTTTAAGCTACGAACAAGAACGTTCTGTAGCCTTGCGACCATATTTAGTTACCAAAGCGCAACGGGGAATTGTCGGTACAAGCCGCTATGCAATGCGTCTGCGTGAGCAAATTAGAGAAGCCTCGGCTGACCGTGAGTCAGTAGAAATTTTCGGGGAACCAGGATTAGAAAAAGACAATATAGCCGCCTTGATTCATTTTGGTTCACCAAAGCGACGAGAACCGATCATTAAAATCAATTGTGGTATTCTCCAAACTAGCGGTGCAGATTTATTTGGTCGTGCTGGGGGTAAACCAGGACTGTTGGAATGGTTGGGGGAAGGCTCTTTAATTCTCAACAACATTCAAGAGTTACCAACAGAGCTAGTACCGTCTGTAGCCAAGTGGCTACAAACAGGTGAATATACGCCAGTTACTCGTTCCGGAGAGCCACCTGCTACACCCCATATCAGTAAAGCCCGCATTTTACTTGTTGCGGAAAAAACTCAATCGACCATTGAACGCTGCATTGGTCATATTATTAAAGTGCCGCCGCTGCGGGTGCGAAAAGCGGATATCAAAGCCCAGGTAGAATATTACACCAGCCTTTACGTCCGGGCGAGGGGTATTCCCAAACCGTACATTACGCCAGAAGCACTGCGGCGCTTACAGTCTTATGATTTTCCTGGCAATTTGAAGGAATTAAAAAATTTAGTAGAAAGAGCGATCGCCCAAGCCGGAAACACCAGTGAACTCACAGAAGAAATTTTCTGGTCAGCCGAAGCGAAGAAAAAACAATTCCGCGTCAATCTGTTGAATCTCTATCCGGACTTGCGGCGATTTTTGCGGAGTTCTTGGTGGCCCGATCGCATTAACTATGGCTTTACTGCAGCGGCGTTTGCCTTCATCGTGGGGGTGTTATTTATTGGGCCGCAAACACGCGATCGCAATTTCGTTTTAACTCTATTTTGGGCTGGTTGGTGGCCTTTCTTCCTCTTTCTCTTTCCCTTTTTAGGTCGTGTCTGGTGTGCCGTTTGTCCCTTCATGATTTATGGAGAAATTACCCAAAAGCTATCTTTGTGGTTATTTCCTCGCCAACTCAAACGCTGGCCTAGAGAGAAAGCCGAAAAATGGGGCGGATGGTTTATCTTTGGGCTATTTACCCTGATTTTCTTGTGGGAAGAACTCTGGCATTTAGAAAATACAGCCTATCTTAGCGCTTGTTTATTGCTATTAATCACCGCTGGGGCAATGATTTTCTCAGCTTTATTTGAGCGGCGATTTTGGTGTCGCTATCTCTGTCCCATTGGCGGGATGAATGGATTATTTGCCAAACTCTCAATGACCGAACTCCGCGCCCAACAGGGCATATGTTCCGCCACCTGCACCACTTATCAATGCTACAAAGGCGGACCGCAAAAGGGCGAAGGAATGGAAACCAACGGCTGTCCTGTCTATTCTCACCCAGCGCAGTTGGAAGATAACCGTGATTGCGTGCTGTGCATGACTTGTCTCAAAGCCTGTCCCCATCGTTCCGTTGAGTTTAACTTGCGTCCCCCTGGAATTGAACTGTGGACAACTCACGTACCCCGCAGCTATGAAGTCGCATTGTTGTTTTTACTTTTGGGTGGTATTTACCTGCATCGCTTACCAGAACTACAATCTCTGTTGGGATTGCAATTCGATTTAAGCCAGTTTTGGCAACACTTGGGATTGTCGTTATTGGTTGTGACTCTCCCCGCGACTATTCCCTTTGCTGCACATGGCTTGATGCAACTGTTGAATTTTCGCCGTAAGCCTAAATCATTTGTAGAACTTGCCTATGGCTACCTACCATTAGTGCTAGGAGGCACATTGGCTCATTATTTGCGTTTAGGGTTGGGAGAAGGAGGGCGAATTTTACCCGTGACTTTTGCTACTTTTGGTCTGCATAATGACCATTTACCGATATTAGTAGCTCATCCAGCCGTCATTGCTTTTTTACAAGGTTTTACCCTGATTTCTTCCTTAATTCTCACAATAGTGTTGACGCAAAAAATCGCCCGACAAACATTTACTGTGATGCTATGGCAACACCTAGCGTCTGTTGCTTTAGGTGTGAGTATGTGGGCAATTATTGTCTATTAA
- a CDS encoding glycosyltransferase family 1 protein codes for MNATTEKRIALISVHGDPAIEIGKEEAGGQNVYVRQVGEALAQLGWQVDMFTRQVSAEQDTIVQHSQNCRTIRFKAGPLEFVPRDSLFSYLPEFVENLLKFQKETGTRYPLVHTNYWLSSWVGMQLKTIQRSKQVHTYHSLGAVKYNTIENIPLIASQRLAVEKEVLETAERIVATSPQEQQHMRSLVSTKGNIDIIPCGTDIQRFGSVERAAARTELGINPEDKVVLYVGRFDPRKGIETIVRALRQSKLYGSKNLKLIIGGGSTPGNSDGDERDRIEGIINELGLSDFTTLPGRLSQEILPTYYAAADVCVVPSHYEPFGLVAIEAMASGTPVVASDVGGLQFTVVSEETGLLAPPQDATAFAEAIDRILLNPEWRDQLGQAGRKRVIEKFSWDGVAHQLDGLYTQILQQAAKQPALLAK; via the coding sequence ATGAACGCTACCACTGAAAAACGCATCGCTTTAATTTCAGTTCACGGAGACCCGGCGATTGAAATTGGGAAGGAAGAAGCTGGAGGGCAAAATGTTTATGTCCGTCAAGTGGGTGAAGCACTAGCGCAGCTAGGATGGCAAGTTGATATGTTTACCCGTCAAGTAAGTGCAGAGCAAGACACGATTGTTCAGCATAGCCAAAATTGTCGAACCATTCGTTTCAAAGCTGGTCCTCTTGAGTTTGTGCCGCGAGACAGTCTTTTTAGCTATCTGCCAGAATTTGTGGAGAATCTGCTCAAATTCCAAAAAGAAACCGGCACTCGATATCCATTAGTGCATACTAATTATTGGCTCTCCAGCTGGGTAGGGATGCAGTTGAAGACCATTCAAAGGAGCAAACAAGTCCATACTTATCACTCTTTAGGTGCGGTCAAGTACAACACGATAGAGAATATTCCCCTAATTGCCAGTCAGCGATTAGCCGTAGAAAAAGAAGTGTTGGAAACAGCAGAAAGAATCGTCGCCACGAGTCCGCAGGAGCAGCAACATATGCGATCGCTCGTTTCCACTAAAGGCAATATTGACATCATTCCCTGTGGTACAGATATTCAGCGGTTTGGTTCAGTTGAGAGAGCAGCCGCCAGAACCGAGTTAGGAATTAATCCAGAAGACAAAGTTGTCTTGTATGTGGGACGTTTCGACCCGCGCAAAGGTATAGAAACCATTGTCCGCGCCTTGCGACAGTCTAAGTTGTATGGGTCGAAAAATCTCAAGCTGATTATTGGTGGTGGTAGTACTCCCGGAAATAGCGATGGTGATGAACGCGATCGCATTGAGGGCATTATCAACGAATTGGGTTTGAGCGACTTTACCACCTTACCCGGTCGTCTGAGTCAAGAAATTCTGCCAACATATTACGCTGCGGCTGATGTTTGCGTCGTTCCCAGCCACTACGAACCCTTTGGACTCGTGGCCATTGAAGCTATGGCCAGCGGCACACCAGTTGTTGCTAGTGATGTCGGCGGACTTCAGTTTACTGTAGTTTCCGAAGAAACTGGTTTGTTAGCACCACCGCAAGATGCAACAGCCTTTGCAGAAGCTATCGACCGAATTTTGTTAAATCCAGAATGGCGCGACCAATTGGGTCAAGCAGGCAGAAAACGGGTCATTGAAAAGTTTAGTTGGGATGGTGTAGCTCATCAACTTGATGGACTTTACACCCAGATTTTGCAACAAGCAGCTAAACAACCAGCGTTGCTCGCCAAATAA
- a CDS encoding NFACT family protein, whose product MQPVDFTTLTATCSELRANWLPSRTEQVYQRDRYTIAIALRTLKKRDWLQISWHPQAAHICIGDPPPRSPDTFTFSQQLIHQLGGLALVEIAAIAPWERVIDLQFARRPGESPLYHVYAEIMGKYSNVILTDANNIIITAAHQVSQQQSSVRPIQTGQPYETPPKLTGPVPSLSESLERWQERVSLVPGVIKRQLLKNYSGLSAALVDSMVYAANLPPETTTDNLTHQDWKRLFERWREWLEALELKKFHPGWTESGYTVMGWGATTSAADIQELINRYYTDQINAQLFSQLRHQLSQKLNNILVKLRNKGKTFEERLQQSDRADDYRQTADLLMANLHNWQPGMKEIILPDFDDGKPTAIALQPDKNAVQNAQGLYKQHRKLKRARAAVEPLLFDVNAEIDYLEQVELAISQIDKYQTAEDLQALEEIREELIGQKYLEDPEYRNRSLNENANTNFYRYRTPSGFEVLIGRNNRQNDQLTFRVAGDYDLWFHAQEIPGSHVLLRLEPGAVPEEADLQFTANLATYYSRARQSDQVPVVYTQPKHVYKPRGAKPGIAIYKQERIIWGQPQAIGNR is encoded by the coding sequence ATGCAACCAGTTGACTTCACCACCCTTACAGCTACTTGTAGCGAATTACGTGCTAACTGGCTGCCCTCGCGGACAGAACAGGTTTATCAGCGCGATCGCTACACCATTGCCATAGCATTACGCACCCTAAAAAAGCGGGATTGGCTACAGATTTCTTGGCATCCCCAAGCCGCACATATTTGCATCGGTGATCCGCCACCGCGATCGCCAGATACCTTCACCTTTAGCCAACAACTAATACACCAATTGGGTGGTTTGGCACTGGTGGAAATTGCCGCGATCGCCCCTTGGGAACGTGTTATTGATTTACAATTTGCCCGTCGTCCCGGCGAAAGTCCCCTATATCACGTTTACGCGGAAATCATGGGCAAATACAGCAACGTTATCCTCACCGATGCCAACAATATAATTATCACCGCTGCCCATCAAGTCAGTCAGCAACAATCCAGCGTCCGTCCCATCCAAACCGGACAACCTTATGAAACACCACCCAAGCTGACTGGCCCTGTTCCTAGTTTGAGCGAATCCCTAGAACGTTGGCAAGAACGAGTTAGTTTAGTACCCGGAGTCATCAAGCGTCAGTTACTCAAAAATTACAGCGGCTTGAGTGCCGCATTGGTAGATTCAATGGTGTATGCAGCCAATTTACCACCAGAAACTACCACCGATAACCTCACTCACCAGGATTGGAAACGGCTATTTGAGAGGTGGCGAGAATGGCTAGAAGCTTTGGAGTTGAAAAAGTTTCATCCTGGTTGGACTGAGTCTGGTTATACTGTCATGGGTTGGGGTGCAACAACAAGCGCAGCAGACATCCAAGAATTAATCAACCGCTATTATACCGACCAAATCAATGCACAGTTATTTTCCCAACTGCGACATCAGTTAAGCCAGAAGCTCAATAATATTCTCGTTAAGTTGCGGAACAAGGGTAAAACCTTTGAGGAACGCTTACAGCAATCAGATCGAGCTGATGATTATCGGCAAACAGCAGATTTATTGATGGCTAACCTGCACAACTGGCAACCAGGGATGAAAGAAATTATCCTCCCTGACTTTGATGATGGCAAGCCAACAGCGATCGCCCTCCAGCCCGATAAAAATGCTGTGCAAAACGCTCAAGGTCTTTATAAACAACACCGAAAACTGAAACGCGCTCGTGCCGCTGTAGAACCGCTACTATTTGATGTGAATGCCGAAATTGATTATTTAGAGCAAGTAGAATTAGCGATATCTCAGATAGACAAATATCAAACAGCAGAAGATTTACAAGCCCTAGAAGAAATTCGCGAAGAACTAATTGGGCAAAAATATCTAGAAGATCCAGAATACCGCAACCGTAGTTTAAATGAAAACGCCAACACCAACTTTTACCGTTACCGCACCCCCAGCGGCTTTGAAGTATTAATCGGTCGCAACAATCGCCAGAACGACCAACTTACTTTCCGCGTCGCCGGAGATTATGACCTGTGGTTCCATGCTCAAGAAATTCCCGGGAGCCATGTATTACTGCGTTTAGAACCAGGTGCTGTTCCAGAAGAGGCTGATTTGCAATTTACTGCTAATCTTGCTACCTACTACAGTCGCGCTCGTCAGAGCGACCAAGTACCAGTCGTTTATACTCAGCCAAAGCACGTCTACAAACCCAGAGGAGCCAAACCAGGAATTGCCATTTACAAGCAAGAGCGCATCATTTGGGGACAACCACAGGCAATAGGCAATAGGTAA
- a CDS encoding iron uptake porin: protein MQNLWTSLLLSPALCGVMIYFAGTAVAGETPTSLEISEPLTVTSPAKKVDNFTQERVMAQVTSVSQLSDVQTTDWAFQALQSLVERYGCIAGYPNSTYRGNRALTRYEFAAGLNACLDRVNELIATATDDLVTKEDLATLQRLQENFAAELATLRGRVDALEAKTAELEANQFSTTTKLQGEVVAVVSDVLSGDRVNDAEITDKNTTLGARARIEFVTSFTGKDTLFTRIQTNNILGPNIGTPEGSLSFAGEDGTTNATIDALYYQFPLGEKTQVIAIANAGAADDITDTVNIFDGDGSSGALSTFGTRNPIYYQMDGAGLGITHEFGDKFALSLGYLANSANDPSANNGLFNGGYGALAQLTIKPSDRFTVGLTYINAYNQELGTGSNAANPRTFLGGVVQNLTGSEEPASVPFSSNSYGLQASFALSSKFVLGGWVGYTNATNLSTAEGLISRGDVDIWNYAITLGFPDLGKKGNLAGIIVGMEPKVTSSSISEISKDKDTSYHVEAFYQYKVSDNITITPGIIWLTAPDHNSSNDSVVIGALRTTFSF, encoded by the coding sequence ATGCAAAACTTATGGACATCTCTGTTGCTTAGTCCAGCACTTTGTGGTGTCATGATATATTTCGCTGGTACTGCAGTTGCAGGAGAAACACCAACATCTTTGGAAATAAGTGAACCACTAACTGTAACTAGCCCAGCAAAAAAAGTTGATAATTTTACTCAAGAGAGGGTAATGGCTCAAGTTACCTCAGTATCTCAACTTTCAGATGTGCAAACCACAGATTGGGCATTCCAAGCTTTACAGTCGCTGGTTGAGCGATATGGGTGTATTGCAGGCTACCCAAACAGCACTTATCGTGGGAATCGCGCACTTACACGCTATGAGTTTGCGGCTGGTTTGAATGCTTGTCTAGATCGTGTCAACGAACTAATTGCTACCGCCACAGATGATTTAGTAACAAAAGAAGATTTAGCCACACTGCAAAGGCTGCAAGAAAATTTTGCAGCAGAACTGGCGACATTACGGGGACGTGTAGATGCGCTAGAAGCTAAAACTGCTGAGTTAGAAGCAAATCAATTTTCCACCACAACCAAATTGCAAGGGGAAGTTGTTGCAGTAGTCAGTGATGTTTTGTCGGGTGACAGAGTCAACGACGCAGAAATTACAGATAAGAATACAACTCTTGGGGCAAGGGCACGGATTGAATTTGTAACCAGCTTCACCGGAAAAGATACACTCTTTACCAGAATCCAGACTAATAATATTCTTGGCCCCAACATTGGCACACCGGAAGGTAGTTTGTCCTTTGCAGGTGAAGATGGTACTACTAATGCCACGATTGATGCATTATATTACCAATTTCCGCTGGGTGAAAAAACACAGGTAATTGCGATCGCTAATGCAGGTGCAGCAGACGATATTACTGATACAGTCAATATTTTTGATGGTGACGGTAGTTCTGGTGCTTTGTCCACTTTTGGCACCCGCAACCCAATTTATTATCAGATGGATGGCGCGGGGTTGGGAATCACCCACGAGTTTGGTGATAAATTCGCACTCAGTTTAGGTTATTTGGCCAATTCAGCTAACGATCCGTCGGCTAATAACGGTTTGTTCAATGGTGGATATGGTGCGCTAGCGCAACTAACTATTAAACCAAGCGATCGCTTCACCGTTGGCTTGACCTACATTAATGCTTATAATCAAGAACTCGGTACAGGTAGCAACGCCGCTAACCCCCGCACATTTCTTGGTGGAGTCGTGCAAAATTTAACAGGTAGTGAAGAACCTGCATCCGTACCTTTTTCCAGTAATTCCTACGGTTTACAAGCATCCTTCGCCCTCAGTAGTAAATTTGTCTTAGGTGGTTGGGTTGGCTACACCAATGCTACTAACTTATCCACAGCCGAAGGGCTGATTAGCCGTGGAGATGTTGATATCTGGAACTATGCCATTACGTTGGGATTTCCTGACCTTGGTAAAAAAGGTAACTTGGCTGGCATTATTGTAGGGATGGAACCTAAAGTTACAAGTTCCAGTATCAGTGAAATCTCCAAAGATAAAGATACTTCCTATCACGTGGAAGCGTTTTATCAGTATAAGGTGAGTGATAACATCACCATTACCCCAGGAATTATCTGGTTGACAGCACCAGACCATAATAGTAGCAACGATTCTGTTGTCATTGGTGCCCTGAGAACAACATTTAGTTTCTAA
- a CDS encoding metal ABC transporter substrate-binding protein yields the protein MIRTCIELKIGRPSSCILTLIALFTLSITTGCSESNTNQGKTAAPSPQIQEAASTASQQLPKTKIVTTFLPIYWFTKAVAGDAANVEILVPPGTEVHEYQAKPENVKAIATANVLVKNGLGLEEFLEATVKNAQNPKLTEIDASKGIKALEAISPVVKTAKAEKDHNHEAANPHVWLDPVLAKQQVTNIRDGLITADPQNKVTYEKNAAAYIQELENLNNEFQQTLQKTPNCTFVTFHDAFPYIAKRYNLKQVAVVEIPEDQLSPTDVQNAVNAVKKYKVKALFSEPGVDNKLLKSLSKDLNLSLNTLDSLETGKTDPQHYFHAMKANLQTLETACK from the coding sequence GTGATTCGGACTTGTATAGAACTTAAAATAGGTAGACCAAGTAGCTGTATCCTGACCCTAATTGCTCTATTCACATTGTCAATTACTACTGGTTGTAGCGAATCAAATACGAATCAGGGAAAGACTGCTGCACCTTCACCACAAATACAAGAGGCCGCATCCACAGCGTCACAACAATTGCCAAAAACCAAGATAGTGACGACATTTTTACCAATCTATTGGTTTACAAAAGCAGTGGCTGGAGATGCAGCCAATGTAGAAATTTTAGTGCCTCCGGGTACAGAGGTACATGAGTATCAGGCTAAACCAGAAAATGTGAAAGCGATCGCTACTGCAAATGTGTTAGTAAAAAATGGTTTGGGTTTAGAGGAATTTCTCGAAGCAACTGTCAAAAATGCCCAAAATCCGAAATTAACTGAAATTGACGCTAGTAAAGGGATTAAAGCCTTAGAAGCAATTTCACCCGTTGTGAAAACAGCAAAAGCAGAAAAAGATCACAATCATGAAGCTGCTAATCCTCATGTTTGGCTAGATCCAGTTTTAGCAAAACAACAGGTAACAAACATTCGGGATGGATTAATTACGGCTGATCCTCAGAACAAAGTTACTTATGAGAAAAATGCAGCGGCTTATATTCAGGAATTAGAAAATTTAAACAACGAATTTCAGCAGACTTTACAGAAAACTCCTAACTGCACCTTTGTCACTTTCCATGATGCATTTCCTTACATAGCTAAACGCTATAATCTCAAGCAAGTTGCTGTAGTAGAAATTCCCGAAGATCAACTTTCTCCTACGGATGTGCAAAATGCAGTCAATGCAGTGAAAAAATATAAAGTTAAAGCTCTATTTAGCGAACCAGGAGTAGATAATAAATTGCTGAAAAGTCTCTCTAAAGATTTAAATTTAAGTTTAAATACTCTAGATTCTTTGGAAACAGGCAAGACAGATCCACAGCATTATTTCCACGCAATGAAAGCCAATTTACAAACTCTGGAAACAGCGTGTAAATAA
- a CDS encoding metal ABC transporter ATP-binding protein, with product MTSPILKVDKLTVYQGNYLALRDVSFELLPGTDTAIVGPNGAGKSTLVKAILDLIPRSTGTIEIFGRPMTRLGHLHQLLAYMPQHFIFDRSFPISVSELVGLGWVKTPQKSQQKSLFLKKLWRPDKQKSVAIVESLRRTDAYHLRHQTIGTLSGGQLKRVLLAYCLVMPRKLLILDEAFAGVDVQGTADFYALLNELKQQEGWTILQVSHDIDMVSRHCDRVLCLNQTVVCTGKPEIALSPQNLLATYGPSFSRYQHQH from the coding sequence ATGACATCACCAATTCTAAAAGTAGACAAATTAACTGTATACCAAGGTAATTATCTAGCCCTTCGGGATGTTTCTTTTGAATTATTACCAGGGACAGATACCGCCATAGTTGGACCAAATGGTGCTGGCAAGAGTACTTTGGTAAAAGCAATTTTAGATTTAATTCCGCGAAGTACAGGCACTATTGAAATATTCGGTCGGCCAATGACGCGATTGGGGCATTTACACCAGTTATTGGCTTACATGCCGCAACATTTTATTTTTGACCGCAGCTTTCCTATTTCTGTCAGTGAATTAGTGGGATTAGGATGGGTAAAGACTCCCCAGAAATCTCAACAAAAAAGTTTGTTCTTGAAAAAACTGTGGCGACCAGACAAGCAGAAATCAGTAGCAATAGTAGAGTCTTTAAGGCGAACCGATGCTTATCATCTACGTCATCAAACTATTGGTACTCTCAGTGGTGGTCAACTTAAGCGGGTATTATTGGCTTACTGTTTGGTAATGCCTCGGAAACTTTTGATACTAGATGAAGCTTTTGCTGGGGTGGATGTACAAGGTACAGCAGATTTTTATGCTTTGCTAAATGAATTAAAGCAGCAGGAAGGTTGGACAATATTACAAGTCTCTCATGATATTGATATGGTCAGCCGCCATTGCGATCGCGTCCTTTGTCTCAACCAAACGGTCGTCTGTACTGGTAAGCCAGAAATTGCCCTTTCACCACAAAACCTATTAGCAACCTATGGCCCAAGCTTCAGTCGATATCAACATCAACACTGA
- a CDS encoding metal ABC transporter permease — translation MYNCLINWLAVTNSSDLISLLQFPFMQRAIAGAVLMGILGGMLGSFVTLRQLSFFSHAVGHAALVGVALGVLLQINPTWMLLPFTLIFGVIVLYFIDKTDLASDSVLSIVLSGALAIGIILTSLIQGYRGNLMGVLFGDILAIDATDLMLTLLVLMGGSIFLLSSLRQQILLTLNVDVAQVQGIPVQLYRYGFVVLLSLAVAVAIKAVGVLLVNAFLVIPASTAKLMSQNFTRFLVMSVIIGSISSVVGMMVSGIFNLASGPSIVLVQFLVFVVVLIGVKLTAKVA, via the coding sequence ATGTATAATTGCTTAATAAATTGGCTAGCGGTCACTAATAGTAGTGATTTGATCAGCTTACTACAATTTCCTTTTATGCAGCGGGCGATCGCAGGTGCTGTGTTGATGGGAATCCTTGGTGGCATGTTAGGGAGTTTTGTCACCTTGCGTCAGCTATCTTTTTTCAGCCATGCGGTTGGTCATGCAGCCTTAGTCGGCGTGGCGTTAGGCGTACTGCTACAGATAAATCCGACTTGGATGCTGTTGCCATTTACCTTAATTTTTGGCGTGATTGTTCTCTACTTTATCGATAAAACCGATTTAGCTAGTGATAGCGTCCTCAGTATAGTCCTCTCAGGCGCATTAGCGATCGGTATAATTCTTACTAGCCTCATTCAAGGATATCGCGGTAACTTGATGGGAGTGCTTTTCGGGGATATTCTCGCAATTGATGCCACAGATTTGATGTTGACGCTGCTTGTGCTAATGGGAGGCAGTATATTCTTGTTATCATCCCTGCGACAACAAATTTTGTTGACTTTAAATGTGGATGTGGCACAGGTTCAAGGTATTCCCGTCCAATTGTATCGCTATGGATTTGTAGTGTTGCTGTCTCTAGCCGTTGCCGTGGCAATTAAAGCTGTAGGCGTTTTGCTAGTAAATGCCTTTTTGGTAATTCCCGCCTCCACTGCCAAACTTATGAGTCAAAACTTTACCCGCTTTTTAGTCATGTCAGTGATCATCGGTTCTATCAGCAGCGTTGTAGGGATGATGGTTTCGGGTATCTTCAACCTAGCTTCTGGCCCTAGTATCGTTCTAGTCCAATTTTTGGTATTCGTAGTTGTTTTGATCGGAGTCAAGTTGACAGCCAAGGTAGCATAA
- a CDS encoding DUF5615 family PIN-like protein — MRVYDTIHTKDLLKKNATSDTEINAVSIRDNRIVITQDSNFDN; from the coding sequence CTGCGGGTATACGATACAATCCATACAAAAGATTTACTTAAGAAAAATGCTACATCAGATACAGAAATAAATGCTGTTTCAATACGGGATAATCGTATAGTAATTACCCAAGATTCTAATTTTGACAATTAA
- a CDS encoding DUF433 domain-containing protein, with translation MNVCSIKNNQDEQQPFTTLTYNPDICHGKPCIRGLRYPVELILELLSSGMTIDEILADYDDLEREDILASLQFAVRLSQVKSIYKIAS, from the coding sequence ATAAATGTATGCTCTATAAAAAACAATCAAGATGAGCAGCAACCTTTTACAACGCTTACCTATAATCCTGACATTTGCCACGGCAAGCCTTGTATTAGGGGACTTCGTTATCCTGTTGAATTGATACTCGAATTACTTAGCTCTGGCATGACAATTGATGAAATTTTAGCAGATTATGACGATTTAGAACGGGAAGATATTCTCGCATCTCTCCAATTTGCCGTTCGCTTGAGCCAAGTTAAAAGTATATATAAAATTGCTTCATGA